tcaatcttgctaaatacACTGGCACCCACCaattggtccatcaaatcatctatTCTTGGTAGCGGATACCTGTTATTAATCAttactttattcagttgtctgtaatcaACACAGagcctcatacttccatctttcttctttaccaacagcactggagctccccacggtgatacactcggtctgacaaacttcttctcaagtaagtCCTCCAGTTGCTTCTTTAATTCAGCCAAttcagatgcagacattctgtacggtgccatagaaacaggtctggtaccaggtacaagatcaattgCAAATTCAACATCTCTTTCTGGCGGTACATCAGGAATCTCATccgggaaaacttcaggaaactCACGCACCACCTGCAACTCATTAATTATAGTTTGATTCTCAATTGACAATGTTGCCATCAATGAGAACATCTCAGCTCCTTCCTTCAGCAACTGACGAAACTGCTTTGGTGACACCAAACCAGCTTCTTCCTCTTCAGCAGATGAAAACCTCACAGTCTTGTTATAACAATTAATATGAACATAGTTatactctaaccagttcatccccaaaattacATCCATCCCACTTAATGGCGAACAAACTAAATCAACAGCGAAGTTCCTATTGAAGATCGACAAAGGACACTTCAAACATACTAGAGAAGTAGTCACTAATCCTTTAGCTGGAACCTCAACTACCATCTCACCATTCATAGAAGATAACACAAGACCCAATCTTTTAATGCAATCagcagcaataaaacaatgagtagcaccagtatcaataatagtaattaaaggagtactatttatgaaacatgtacctctgatAAGTCTGTCCTCATTCTGTGTCTGAGTTCCAACCAAAGCAAACACTCTTCCACCAACTTGTGCCTTCTTTGGTTTCGAACACTGACTTCCAATGTGTCTTTCTTCACCGCAGTTAAAACAAACCATTTCCTTATGCTTACAATCTGACATAGCATGTCCCATCTTACCACAGCGAAAACATTTCTTCACCTCAATGTTGCACGCAGTACTCTTATGGCCAGGTTTCGCGCAATTGAAACAAGTCACATTAGGAGGAGCACCTCCCCCACTAGATCTCTGGCCCTGAGTAACTCTCTGTTTACCCTTACCAGCTGGAGCATCAtatgttgttctggggtgacacatTACTTCTTCTctccctgtttggccacaaaagttgccaagGCCAACAAAATGTCTTCTCcccctgtatatatatatatatatatatatatatatatatatatatatatatatatatatatatatatatatatatatatatatatatatatatatatatatatatatatatatatatatatatatattgttgttgttgtgaactCTATGGTTCCTCAAGGACGCAAGTCCTAACTTGCCTTGCAAGTTttcaaactgtgtagcatcaatagcttttgtgaaaatgtcattGATTTTGTCAGAAACATTCTCTTCACTTTCGTTAGAATCATCATGCATCATTCTCATTCTTTTAGGATTGGTCACTTTTGTATGCCTGTGTGGACAAGACGTTGTTTTGAGCGAGATGAACAGAGATTGTTGAGGCATCTCAATGAGGTGAGTTAGCTCTAAACCTTTTTCTGTGGAAAAATTGTACTTTGTGATTACACTAGAGTTATTGTGGTGGGATGTTAGCTGAAGGATCCTGTTGTGACCAAGGAGGATCTTCACGTCTAGCTTATTAACAATACCTAGATCAATAGTTGACCTTTGCATAAGGTTTGTTTGTCCTCCACATAGTTTTTGATGTAGCAGGGCATAGTTATGACATTCCACTCTATATTCTGGTGAGATAAACTTTGGTGTATCCAGCTCGGTTTAGACCAGCCTAAAAGATTTGTAGGAATCATACCTGTCATCAGATTCTCATCTTCAGTTGTGATAAGAAGAATCCTCCTCTCCTTACTTTCTTGAATTTTCAAGTTTGGCTGTGAGTCTTGTGCTCTTTCCATCCAGAAACTTGAAACTTGGTCTATCCCTAGTGTCTCCACTCTCAGGTGAACCTGACTGTTGATGGATACCTTCCTTGGGACAATGTTCAGAGCAATGCCCTTCTTGATCAGATGATCTTCCCTTGTCATATCTCTAGTCCGGATGTCATTAGGTGCTTTTGTTAAaattttctttgatcttctggCAGCTCCTGAAACTTGATTcttttcataccctaattttgacccccttgagatgtcacatctccagacatttcaagacaggtactcagaacaatcacttattcatctggtactcaatcgagggtgctcaaggacaaGAGAGTTCAGGCAAAGGACCAATCAATATGAGAttaacctctaatacaatcacagGACTCcaatgattcattcattcacctatgattgattagacaccagtcacctagactcaggtttgctcagctagggttttgagcccatcaaggactaaaatcagggaccacatttgggaaaccctacaaagctcaagggcatcactcaaaggtttcaatcatcttcaaatgatccatatgataatATCCATTGGGAATTGTACTTCacttcaagacctacagtcatcaatttcatctgatctacaattagggtttcaaacctaattcacctggacagtttacttttaatcaggacatgggtccacaactcaaaacatggctcaagaacttctattacctcaatataatccattcataccattcatttgaggaggagagcttgattcatcatagaagtccaagatttcacttcatttggaaaaagtcaactatacaagatcacctttgacttttaggatttttggtccaaccatgacttttaaggatcaatatcatcaacatatgattattgaagtcattttaccaaagaaaatcaagaaaattcatcaagaataaaaaagtcgacaaaaagtcaaactagtgcattttgacctagttcatggatctcaaaatttcacctacacaactcaaaaaacttccaacatgaaagttgtagatctttcaaaataaaacaacttctcacattggaacttttttcaagagatcaatcatttaagagatatgagctttggaagttataggtcataaaaacttagaaaaaattctaagtgtttttaacctagttttcttccaactttaggcccattttacacaattttcccaaGTGATTTTAAAGAAACTACAAACTAattaattgaagtacatgttaagggctttccaaattatgctcaaccttctccaaattcattttgagctaggagttatgcttgttcaaagttggcctaatgaagagaaattataggtcatgtacaatttggaactttgcaaatttgtgcaaatacctctaccaattgatgctacacgacccataacacataagtAAAGATTCAatgcattcattttcatcattgcataaggattgaggaatattcccaaaaacaaaggcatgtgattatgtaatgattacatttgagaatttatggcaaatggatgaatcaccaaatgaatcttctcccaaccaattgaacctctcctctgcatcagaattgtcccctaagatcagaagagatcaatggatggggagctagctcgaaaatttaatgattacatttgcaagattccttgaatctcttcatggccaagaaaccaaaatgacttcactaagcaagctcactcctctacaATTACattgaactctttgcctataaatacaagtgcattcctcagtattaatgacaccaaagcaactctaattcttgctttctccttctctccctcatgcttatggttttcaaaagttctttggcaagaagaatcgaattcttcaaatcAGAGCTCTtattttgaaagtaagccttctaacatctcaaggaggttcattagaagtgatccaagcacctggatcacttctgtaagtggataAACGCCATAGCCACTTTCAATTTGGAGcttaagcagttggaggtctgtagaacaattcagaggATGTCAAACAAGTTCAAgcattcaaacacgttccttaaggtgtagtgaagctatccagatggtcacAGCCTACCTATAAGTGCAGAATCACGATCTTCCATTtttacttgaagctcaaataggaGGGGTCAGGTAGAGcaattctgaagcattcaagttgcaataagtattcagttagcatcactgagtccccaggaagcttttgtgaTCATTTGTCCATAGCCAGAAGCCCTccaccatagccatcgacctccactttcagaggtattttttcaaactctaactctcttatttaagtactctttttaatatatctcgataccagtttgttcaacATCATcggaggattaaaaaccctctatcatcattcatttattcatcttactcatcatttaattttaaaattagggtttatgtgttcttcgtgttttctgaagaattagatagttgtagttaatataaatcaatattagttacatatatggattcgtgaggaaatttagaatgaatttcatgtttacatcatcccATTTAGTTGAGAGATGAGCAAGTTCtgaaattcaaaaattgaagaacttgaggttgaagatgaagatggtggtggcgccattttcaaatattcagggacaagtttaatatatttttattacaagGCGTATAGataacgaatacatcgttatagcccagtggtaaagagagtttgtgtgaagcgcgtgcccaaggtctggggttcgaatccccctcgccccaggccttttgattttattttctttttttgcccTATACACTTGACAACACACATATGGCATTGGGGTTACCtctatgacaccaagcgcgcgttggcccaatggtgttattttgagctggtaattgcaagggcgtgggttcaaaccatggtggagacaaaaccatatttttaccacttttcctttcatttttatttacaacttcatataattaattaacctatcaaattaaatcattttcacttgatttttcacacacttgtcattaaacatgtctattttatgaataatcaaaaaaatcacaaaaatattatttatttgatatatttttattaggtttaaaatgacatattttttaagtattttaaaaaatactttaaatatagttttcatttgattttcaaaacttaattacTTTGTAAacattttgtgataaaaccctaatcatttaggtcttaattaggtatagactttgtctttactctaattaagttgacttttgtcaaccttcaaaaaaactgtatttacaaaatcttctctctgttttcaaaacattcttctggtatttgaagggcattattcccggtgaaactcttcaaatacctatgtgacctagtgtccatcttcacttcttctgttttaaataaaacattaaacTGTTTACAATTAAACATTCAACCGttgcaaataaataataaagctactggtaaggctttgtacatacatcttcaaaggcctccactccatccaggttaggctttatagctttccatttacaagctttcatttaattTCGTGTCAAATATATACTGTATATaaattgtttagaactacgtctgagtataaccttaggacaaataaactatatatatatatatatatatatatatatatatatatatatatatatatatatatatatatatatatatatatatatattataggactatggcctaggattgagaatgtcttcccggtgaaggctctttcctaattagagatctttagttcaaacctcaagatgaattattcccggtgaaacatcttgaaaaaaagccttagaaccaaaataggatacatccacccaagaggaattattcccggtgaaacctcttacccatttgcttagagtcaaattaagttcaaaaccacatagctttctcttgtgctataacaaggaccctcgatgaccctagattagcctcctcttgggctttgtacaaggacccacaggcttcttaaaagcattcccagctttctcatgagcttgtatacaaggacccatcaggtttcttataaacataggaacaggtctttagtcacattttagcctaccctggtgagtttcttctattcttaaaaccagactttaaacaagctaagaatgtctcaatcttagtattgagtacaccttttggaatgagagacatggacagtctctgtcacctttatctttaatctccaataattttcctccttagcagagtctaggttccacatgtgtctatcctcagtcagagtcagccttaatcttgggctttaaacaagaagtctcaaatagttaatcactcctcctttaaatccaaattccctggaaagggtcagcctccattaactcctccattttaataaaaaaacccctggaaagggttagcctccaaaatcagtcctttaaagtcatagttccttggaaagggttagcttccaaaaattcaactttcaaaagataaaactctccagcagagtaaacccctggaaagggtcagcctccaaatcaatccttcaaatccaaattccaTGGAAAGAGTTAGcttccaaatcatctttcaaaccgtcaaaactcctcaatagagtctaggtcaatcactcaaacaaattccccagtagagtcaatcttcaaacctgggtctttcattcctCAATCTctgcttaacaaaagcacaatcctcagtagggtcaacctttagttcctaaacaataggataatcctcaacagagtcaaaaatcccctctgagtcaaaagatcccacactggtagatctttccccattttaaaagtcagcctcaaccttgggctttgttcaaggcacatactccctttagagtcaaaaccccactcataggtatatacccctatccagagttagccacaaccttgggctttatacaaggcagataatagagtctccctagtgagtccttcacaATCAAGTAGCCagaaccttgggctttgtacaaggcagataaaccacattccctatgtcaaaagattcctaaccttcaggatcttttccccatagagtcatccatactcagtttcctcaacagtcagccacaaccttgggcttcatacaaggcagaaaataataacttccctagctaagagtcagccacaaccttgggctttatacaaggcacaaaataaagTCTCCCTTGGTAGAGTCAAcaacaattctgggctttgtacagaacactaaataaacctttcaatcataaaacaaaataaacactctccagctaaagtcagcctcaattttgggctttgtacagaacacaaaatttcttagtttccagtagagtcatctcccagagtcaataaaatcaatcaaaaagcctcaagcttgggcctcatacaagccagctaaaattaaatctttcatacagtagatagacatagcttatctctatagagagatatttctcctatctcaccacattcaaacaaacaaacaaacatttcaattttaatcattctcccatttaggatttttgaaagacatgctctgaaAAGTTAACCCAGACATGTGTAACTTTCCCTATTTTGgttgagaatccttctttcattcaagagacatttggctggtatacttgcacatacacaagtaaggtccctctcttaatgaaattaATTTAGCTTTTctttcactttaaatgtttgtggtggaatagtagaaatacctttctgtaaagatgatttcatatctctttactataaacagagatttaattcaagcttcaaccttgagcttcaagcaaggcacccaaaaataattaatttcccttattagttccccgaactacaaaaagctctgacttccgttagggatatgtaggcatgaggttcacaagaaatctcagcgagctaatcaaaaaccaaaaatagtcagtatgtctgtctttttcaattcaattttccctcctaacacaaaggagaaactttcccaatcaattagcaacaaacacaaacacatagacacagagaaggttctcgtagagtactacggatatgtagggtgcttaaaaccttccctatgtataaccgacctcaaagactccagaatttctagtctaggtgaatccccacacttagcaaactcctagggtttatttgagatctttttccccttcctctttcgtaggataattaaaaagttcgtgtgctatcataggaagaactgaaacaaaattcatcccgccacagGCGCTTCCCTCCTTCCAagtttcgcgtgaagggtctagcgtgccatcctcccaagtgaaacggggaggtaaaaaaacgacaccataaTTCTGAGCAATGATTTCCCTTTGaagagttttttgaatatttactATAGAGCATTCACCAATCCCGGAGACTTTGTTTGTCTCAATTTGCACAATTGAGTTCTCAACAAattttgatgttaagacatctgtttTGACATTGACATTTTCTGCTGAGAATGTCGACTCACTTCCTTCAACAACATCTTCCATGactgttttgttcttgtttgcaATCGGAAAACTCCTATCctttttgtgatgtttgtttttTTCTAGATTTCCTTTTTCTAGAACTTCCAGCTTTCTTTACAGCCTCCTCCTCATTTTTGTTATGACTTGAGTGATTAGCGTTCACACATGTCTTTCGTTGTGATGGCTCTTCCTTAGTCAGGTTTTCCTATTGAGGGGTATTTCTTCTGGAAGATGGCTGAGTTTCAGGGCAAGAGAACCTCAGGTGACCTAACTTACCACATTGATAGCATCTTTTGGATGAGACAGGTGTGTGTTTTCCTGGATGCTGAGTCTCTTGATTAaccttctttgtttcttgcacctTTCCCTCTAGATCAACAATGTTCATCATGAgttttactctttcttcttgtaacaGGGCATATGCATTTTCAAATATCGTCAGTCTCTTGCTTCATTCTCCATTTAGTAGACATATCTTAGAGTATCCAGTAGCTAGTTTTTCGCTGGTGAGTTCCTCAATATAAGtctcatcatcagactcatccaCTTCTTCTATCAGGATTCTTGTTCTGGGAATAGGAACTTTCAATTTGATAGttctttcttgatctttttcCTCATCTTTATCTTTGGCTATGGGACTAGGAGTCAGAGAATTGGAATTTTTAGGCTCCCATAGATAACAGTTATTCTCAGATCTGATTCctttcatgacttcttcattttctttattggtAAAAATGCACTCTTCTTTAGTGAGCCTGACATAGAGTCCTTCATCACAtagttggctgatgcttataagatttgcGGCCAGACCTTGTACAAGAAAAACATTATGTAGATAAGGAACTCCCTGACCTTCTATCTACCTTTAACTTCTCTTAtatctccatcaccaagagtcacatagttggTTCCCTCAAGTTTGAGGTTTACTAGTAAGTTCTTGATCCtagtcatatgatttgagcagCCACtttcaaggtaccaatcttctttggtggGCATTCTTAGAGAGATGTGTGTtattagagcaacattcttagccacCCCCGATTGCTTCCTGTTACATGTATCATATTCAGATTTGGCTTGATGGATTTGATTTGGATATCCAAATAGTCTAaaacagaatggctttatgtgaccaagtcttccacagtgatgacacctccatttttgaaatttcttctttaAGTGCCTCCTCCCTTTGTTTTCTTGATGTTGAGACATTAGAGTTGACATCTGGTCAGTCACACAAGTCTTGAGTTTTGCTCTTTTGAACCCAGAGGTGAGTTcttctttagccacaaatcctaccCCGGATATGTCTCCTATTCTTCGTCCAGAATCCAGAGTTTCTTCTAGAGTATTAGTTCCATTGTTCACCATTTTGAAGGACTTGGTCATTTGACCAAGTTTGCAGTTTAACTTGCTTACTTCACTGCTGAGAGaatctatggttgcaagatgtatattcttctcagtttctagcTCTTTTATGATTTTCACTTGCTTCTCCACCTATTTGCAGACTTCGGCATTCTTCATACACAGCTTCTTGTATGAGGTAGCAAGtacatcaaaggttagctcatcatcactggaatcattatcagattcatagattcttgttgGAACTGTGACATGTCTTGCAATTTCTTCTTTCGAATCtgagtcttcatcagaccaggtgACAAACATTACTTTCTTTTGCTCTTTGAGGGAggtgggacattcagctctaatgtgtccatatccttccCATGCGTGACATTGAACCCCTCTTTCCTGATATGCCTTTTCTTCAGCTTTGAATCTTCTGCTTGAGTCATAAGTCTGGCTGATGTCAGTGGaagtgtgttgcaccccaaaatttgcccacatagtTACTTTTAACTAGCTtaagctttgcattcatgtacatatctCCATTAGGCCATTTAACATagcatgcatcattaatcaataaacttggcAGGGGATCAAGGTCATAGATAGAGCTAAGGTTTCACGTGGTTCGAAGTTCATATCTCGTGCAGGTTTGTTCCTATTGAAGTTCTCAACTGATCATGGAGTGAGGTCCGTTTCGTTGTGCTTGTGTCAACTAGTGGATTTTCAGGGTTGTGCCTATGATTATCTTATTGTCAAGATTTCATCTGATTCATTCTTCAATTCAAAGTTGATTATGTGACATACAAGCTATTCGTCTAAGGCTCCATTAAAAGAGTGTGGATTCATTCATTTGGAGTTTGTACTGGGCCATTTTCAATGATGGAGACTTTTGATGTAACTTTGACTGCTGGTCAAAGTCAACTATGGAAGGTTGACTTTTTACCAAAGTTCATAATGGGTCATTTTGGGACGTTGTCTTATGATGTTGGGTGCTGCACAGTGAAGGGATTTAGAAACTTGAAGAATAGCACATGgagaaaagatttgaaattcaaaagtgATATTGAAGGAAAAGACAATTCAAATATTATTTGGAAAACTATTACAAGTTACATCCATGATCCAGTTTTATTACAAACTCACTTCCAAGCAAGGAGATATGTTACAAAAATAAATTACAAGAAAATCAACGGTTGACTTTTGACTCCAAACTTTGGCTGCCGACCCTTCCACTCGATATGCCAATCTAGTCCACTTCGTCACCAAGAAACCTACAAAATAAATGTCCATATCAGTCTATATTCACCAAACAAAAATCAAGCTATACGTACATATAACCAAATCCTTAAAGCTTCAATTCAAGTCCCTGCATACACTCACCAAAGGAAAGCCATACATGATATATGAGCATACATTCAGTTTTGATACTAACAGCCCTTCATACAGTATACATATCAGCTCGGTACTTCAAAACAAGTGACATAACATCTAACCCTTCTTGTCTGCAGTGATCCTTAACCAAACAGGCCCTGCATTGTGCATACATGAATCCATATCAGTAAAAATAATTAACGATTCAAAACAGTTCCACACTAAACCAAGCCAAAATCCacacattcaaatcaatacattatCATACCAAAATCAGTCCTCCTACAAAACCAGAAGCCATATCCATTCCTAAACATACTAAATCAATAACCAGCCCAGCCTACCATATTTCTAACAGCTTGAAAACAACTTCCAACCAACTGTAACTAACAGTTTCTCTAACTAACATCCCTAACTAACAGATAACAGAACCAGTTCATAACTAACCCAAAACCGATTCAGTTACTAACCTAACTGTCTAACAGAATTTCAACCAATTGCTAACAGAAATAACtgaatcaaaacagaaaaaataagAAGGATAACCAACCTGAAGCTCAGCCTCTGAATCTATATAAATCAACAACTTCATCACTTGCAGACTCACGCTCTGAATTCAGAACCATCCCTTCTTCAACTCCACTCTCCACCTCCACCATtcattcatcttctctcttccttcGTAATCTTCAAACACCAACAAACTCTGAAAATCACCATCAACCTTCATCCTTTCTTCAACcttcataaattctcaaataacCTTCAATCATCGCATCATAATAATTCCAATCACCGTCTTCACGTCGAGGCCTGCAACAATCGCATCGCACCAGTCTTAGAAGTAGCAACAATTGCAGTTCCGTAGCAACACAAtgatcaacatcatcatcttcatctgcgTCAAACAACAACAACGTTGCAACATCATCGAAGCATCGATTCAGAGACGAAATTGAAGAAAGAATACGCATCAAGCCATACCTGAGCCGCAATTGGAGGAGCGTCGGAGACGGAAAGATTCGATTGAGAGGGATTCGTTTGAGAGGAGAGACCGAAAGCAAGCGAAGTGAGAGATTGAGTCGGAGAGCGAAGGGAGAGGCGAATGAGATCGAATCGGAGAGGGATGCGTGCGAAAGAAATCGAGAGAGTGAGGCGGAGGGATCGATCGGAGACGATTCTCGTCGGAGAGGTTATCGGCGCCGCTGAGTTCTTGAGAGAGGGAGAAGCACGTTTGAGAAACTGATGCGTCACAGGTAttaaaccctaatcccctttatTTTTCCATTTAAGTGATGCATTATTTAATTGACATAAAAGTTTTTGGTTAGAGTTTAATTTTAGCATAAggtttgaatttgatgaaataaAAATCTGAATGTGATCCATAGTCTCCTTGGGCCAAGAACAAATTGCCATGTTAATCACCCATCTTTTGGCCCACGAACAAACCCTTTTTGGTACAGAAAAATCTGCATAAAGAACTGCTGGGTCCTTGGGCCAATGTACCACTATTCACACCCCTGGAAGGCCCATGCGCACCATTTTGGAGGTGCTAAAGAAAATCTGAACAAAAAAACTCTGGATGGGCCATTACCATTAGGCCCGGGGCCCTGTTCCTCTATGCACCACTGAGTTCAATCTGAACCTCCCTGAGCCCATAATTTCTTTGTTAGAATTTAGAATTCTTGACTTAGTTTTTGACATAgttttttagttaataaaaagcataaaaatcataactttctcattagtttttttataataataacatttagaatcattgatttttgtttgatttttaggtaataaaaaaatgacatagaaaacactaaaaatattagttttaggattaatgGATTTTTAGTGTATTTTTAGGTTTGAATTATATTTCTCTTATTaacaaaaattcataaaaatagtagattttaggttaattttgataTTAATCCTTTCAATTCTCCTTCATgaaaaaacttataaaaatagtagtatttttaggttgatttttgcactaatgcttgaattgttctttgtaccatttccatgttattttttgtataattgttgtgtgattttgttgcttagtttttggccatatttttggcctactttgtgaataccattttaatgctccttttagaatttaatcACCATATTCCCTTTAGAATTAGAATTAGGATAACACTaggtttagaaattaggctagtcccccttttcattctttttcttttcaacattaaaaacacttaataaatacttgaaataaattcccttaaaaaatacaaagaaaaca
This window of the Vicia villosa cultivar HV-30 ecotype Madison, WI unplaced genomic scaffold, Vvil1.0 ctg.004160F_1_1, whole genome shotgun sequence genome carries:
- the LOC131641848 gene encoding uncharacterized protein LOC131641848, translating into MTREDHLIKKGIALNIVPRKVSINSQVHLRVETLGIDQVSSFWMERAQDSQPNLKIQESKERRILLITTEDENLMTEKGLELTHLIEMPQQSLFISLKTTSCPHRHTKVTNPKRMRMMHDDSNESEENVSDKINDIFTKAIDATQFENLQGREEVMCHPRTTYDAPAGKGKQRVTQGQRSSGGGAPPNVTCFNCAKPGHKSTACNIEVKKCFRCGKMGHAMSDCKHKEMVCFNCGEERHIGSQCSKPKKAQVGGRVFALVGTQTQNEDRLIRGTCFINSTPLITIIDTGATHCFIAADCIKRLGLVLSSMNGEMVVEVPAKGLVTTSLVCLKCPLSIFNRNFAVDLVCSPLSGMDVILGMNWLEYNYVHINCYNKTVRFSSAEEEEAGLVSPKQFRQLLKEGAEMFSLMATLSIENQTIINELQVVREFPEVFPDEIPDVPPERDVEFAIDLVPGTRPVSMAPYRMSASELAELKKQLEDLLEKKFVRPSVSPWGAPVLLVKKKDGSMRLCVDYRQLNKVMINNRYPLPRIDDLMDQLVGASVFSKIDLRSGYHQIKVRDEDI